A stretch of the Triplophysa dalaica isolate WHDGS20190420 chromosome 19, ASM1584641v1, whole genome shotgun sequence genome encodes the following:
- the angptl5 gene encoding angiopoietin-related protein 5 — protein sequence MTISLKGAHLHTCMCGIAKTKMIWITLFLFHIFTHLFASSDMPMNSRSTHHDEPVILNEQLDNASFQDQKEYSSGKDKCTMPCEMTAKLMRDEKHSLCSILQNTMVSYTRSTRKLIRDLIDEQQKTLELLSSQMNELMTRVNTLSLDMQRSNNDVFSLQSHGRDCSDIKETLEAISPKIPSGIYIIHPEDTDVPFEVFCEMDYMEGGWTVIQRRTDGLTDFKKVWSEYLDGFGHLPGEHWLGLRKVFNILNQKNTRFQLHVSLVSQDDSIAYASYDNFWLEDETNFFAIHLGRYAGSAGDAFRGYDQEENQDTAPFSTSDIDNDGCAPFCTFDEKAVESCSVHQNNTGWWFNQCGKANLNGSQLDQDYTTQSHIRWDTWTKNGKPVQIKSVSMKIRRVQIQNSK from the exons ATGACCATCTCATTGAAAGGTGCACATCTTCACACTTGTATGTGTGGGATTGCAAAAACCAAGATGATCTGGATCACTTTGTTtctgtttcatatttttactCATCTATTTGCATCATCAGACATGCCTATG AATTCAAGGAGCACTCACCATGATGAACCTGTGATTTTAAATGAGCAGTTGGACAATGCGTCTTTTCAAGACCAAAAAGAATATAGCTCAGGCAAAGACAAATGCACTATGCCTTGTGAAATGACTGCCAAGCTAATGCGTGATGAGAAGCATTCCTTGTGCA GTATCCTCCAAAACACCATGGTATCATATACAAGAAGCACTAGAAAGCTGATCAGAGATCTCATTGATGAACAGCAGAAGACCTTGGAATTACTCTCAAGTCAG ATGAATGAACTGATGACCAGAGTGAACACGCTCAGTTTGGACATGCAGAGAAGCAACAACGATGTCTTTTCCTTGCAGTCCCACG GGAGAGATTGTAGTGACATCAAAGAGACACTAGAGGCAATATCTCCCAAAATTCCTAGTGGAATTTACATAATTCATCCAGAAGACACAGATGTTCCTTTTGAGG TGTTCTGTGAAATGGACTATATGGAGGGTGGATGGACAGTAATACAGAGAAGAACAGATGGTCTCACTGACTTCAAAAAAGTGTGGTCAGAGTACTTGGATGGATTTGGACACTTACCAG GAGAACACTGGTTAGGTCTGAGGAAGGTCTTCAATATTTTGAATCAGAAAAACACACGTTTCCAGCTGCACGTGTCTCTGGTGTCGCAAGATGATTCCATAGCGTATGCTTCATATGACAATTTTTGGCTTGAAGACGAAACCAACTTCTTCGCAATACACCTGGGCAGATATGCTGGTAGTGCAG GGGATGCATTCAGAGGATATGACCAGGAGGAGAACCAGGACACAGCTCCGTTCAGTACCTCTGATATTGACAACGATGGCTGTGCCCCGTTCTGCACTTTTGATGAAAAAGCAGTTGAAAGCTGCAGTGTGCACCAAAACAACACAGGATGGTGGTTTAACCAATGTGGAAAAGCAAATTTGAATGGCTCCCAACTGGACCAAGATTACACCACCCAGTCACATATTCGATGGGACACCTGGACTAAAAACGGCAAGCCAGTCCAAATCAAATCAGTGTCTATGAAGATCAGAAGAGTTCAGATCCAGAACTCAAAATAA